TGGACCCTGCATCTGGGCCATAGGCGGAGGCAAGGGAGGGGTGGGCAAGTCGGTGATAACCGCCAACATGGCCATCCACCTTGCCCGGATCGGCAAACGCTGCGTTGCCATGGACGCTGACCTGGGGGGCGCCAATCTCCACACGGTCATCGGGATGCCTACCCCGAAACGCACGCTGACCGACTTTCTCTGCCGCAAGGTCCCGAACCTCACCGACATCATGACACCGACACCCATCCCCAACCTGTGGCTTATCAGCGGGTCCAGGGCGCTCATGGAGATGGCGAACCCAAAGCACACGCAGAAGGAGAAGATCCTTCGCCACCTGCACAACCTGGACGTGGATTACATCCTCCTGGACCTGGGATCGGGAACAACCTTCAACATCCTGGACTTTTTTCTCGTCGCACAGGAGGGGATACTGGTGGTCCTCCCTGAGCCCACATCGGTCGAAAACGTGTATCATTTTATCAAGGCAGCCTTTTACAGGAAACTCAAGAGGGCCACCAGAAAATCCGGGGTGGCCCAGGCCGTCGACAGAGCCATGGAAGAGAAGGTCGCCCGGGGTATCCAGTCCCCGCGCACACTCATCAAAAATGTTTTCGAGATCGACCCTGAGGCCGGACGGGCGCTCCAGAGGGAGGCCGACAACTTCCGGCCAAACGT
Above is a window of bacterium BMS3Abin14 DNA encoding:
- the ylxH_2 gene encoding flagellum site-determining protein YlxH, coding for MFDTPPLDSHARGPCIWAIGGGKGGVGKSVITANMAIHLARIGKRCVAMDADLGGANLHTVIGMPTPKRTLTDFLCRKVPNLTDIMTPTPIPNLWLISGSRALMEMANPKHTQKEKILRHLHNLDVDYILLDLGSGTTFNILDFFLVAQEGILVVLPEPTSVENVYHFIKAAFYRKLKRATRKSGVAQAVDRAMEEKVARGIQSPRTLIKNVFEIDPEAGRALQREADNFRPNVIINQLRKLDERDLGRNISIACRDYFGIDIRPVGAIDEDECVRKAIRLKKPVIDAYAACPFSHAIHGIVRNLMLPPGDRP